A window of Ipomoea triloba cultivar NCNSP0323 chromosome 2, ASM357664v1 contains these coding sequences:
- the LOC116010860 gene encoding uncharacterized protein LOC116010860 yields the protein MNSGFFDFATNIPKLEHFEGMGFRRWQKKMKFLLAALNVAYVKMKFLFAALNVAYVLSTSKPVEQENKTLKATRRRLKWENDDLACRGHILNGISDTLFDIYQYEESSKDLWEKLEAKYISEDASSKKFLVSEFNEFKMVDSRPVMEQFHEIIRLLGLIRKHGMNMDDSISIAGIVDKLPPSWKKVHRTLMQKKEELTMEQLGSHLYVEEGIRLKESKNKGIAKATGNRKGKGKPRKATKSSKFKKNGNEKGKASVTC from the coding sequence ATGAACTCTGGGTTCTTCGACTTTGCAACCAACATCCCAAAGTTGGAACACTTTGAAGGCATGGGCTTTCGTAGATGgcaaaagaagatgaagttcctccTTGCGGCCCTAAATGTGGCATATGTgaagatgaagttcctcttTGCGGCCCTAAATGTGGCATATGTGCTGAGCACCTCGAAGCCGGTAGAGCAAGAGAATAAGACACTCAAAGCCACCCGTCGCCGGCTCAAATGGGAAAATGATGACCTCGCATGCCGTGGCCATATTTTGAATGGTATATCTGACACTCTCTTTGATATTTATCAGTATGAGGAGTCCTCTAAGGACCTGTGGGAAAAGCTTGAGGCAAAATATATATCTGAGGATGCCTCTAGCAAGAAATTCCTGGTAAGTGAATTTAATGAATTCAAAATGGTGGATAGTCGACCTGTCATGGAACAATTCCATGAGATCATCAGATTGCTTGGGTTGATAAGGAAACATGGCATGAATATGGATGACTCCATTTCCATTGCTGGTATCGTAGACAAGCTGCCACCTTCTTGGAAAAAGGTACATCGTACCTTGATGCAAAAGAAGGAAGAACTTACCATGGAACAACTGGGCTCCCACCTTTATGTTGAGGAAGGGATCAGACTGAAGGAAAGTAAGAATAAAGGCATTGCAAAGGCCACTGGGAACCGAAAAGGGAAAGGGAAACCGAGAAAGGCTACCAAATCTTCTAAGTTTAAGAAGAATGGAAACGAAAAAGGGAAGGCATCTGTTACATGCTAG